In Diabrotica undecimpunctata isolate CICGRU chromosome 4, icDiaUnde3, whole genome shotgun sequence, a single genomic region encodes these proteins:
- the LOC140440271 gene encoding uncharacterized protein isoform X1, producing the protein MDSKQSTLNENVKQETNLFLVNSIKLEVKNEPPDSLDLWNCLDPPTVEPEYVQCLKQEPNQDFMKHKQYSEDIFIKSESNSFFGNQSVEERKLELQKVKEEFSSEEYDNPNNFEEYMLTEECNLPIKCEADLEEGSSSNYQTEAISNQKQEKFFYASIQEYITKSDKRKKLKNTNRINTCPYCGKWYCKKNELLKHLLSYRVKKSVFVKRSIHKNENISADVEDKNFNNNPATEKKVTSKVACKLCSKVLDKYYLKAHMLLHTGEKNFQCDICLKRFSQKSNLTIHKRSCRGTAYQCEICFKTFKSNSIKNHMYTHSEEAPIKCTFCYKTFRRKDNFAAHKCFNFEENIFKCHLCPKSFKRKFVLTAHMYTHTGERRYQCPLCPKMFRQLSSKNDHILIHTGEKKFKCNICPKSFVNKNMLRRHKLYHSDTKQHRCIVCSKSFKTKMCLKRHMSLHNNTTIFQCNICLKEFKKKGSLECHMSIHTGNYKYKCEYCPKSFSRKQPLLTHQYNHTNKKPYHCDICPEAFFSSSALKNHKIFHAASNGKDDKPFKCDICIRAFKLISSLKSHINNDHTGKKPFKCETCLIQFATHDSLDKHIDKFHTKKKFECKVCSRSFSHRSTMNKHIRVKHNPNGKSLTIEKKFECEFCSKKFVFEGSMKLHVKRLTCFK; encoded by the exons ATGGATAGTAAACAAAGCACTTTAAACGAAAATGTTAAACAAGAAACTAACTTGTTTCTTGTTAATTCGATTAAACTAGAAGTGAAAAACGAACCACCTGACAGTTTAGACTTGTGGAACTGTTTAGATCCTCCCACTGTAGAACCTGAGTATGTACAATGCTTAAAACAAGAACCAAATCAAGATTTCATGAAACATAAACAATACAGTGAGGATATTTTCATCAAAAGTGAGTCAAATTCATTCTTTGGTAACCAATCTGTCGAAGAAAGGAAACTAGAACTTCAAAAGGTGAAAGAGGAATTTTCAAGTGAGGAATACGATAATCCCAACAATTTTGAAGAATATATGTTAACTGAGGAATGTAATCTTCCGATTAAGTGTGAGGCTGACTTAGAAGAAGGAAGCTCTAGTAATTATCAAACTGAAGCTATATCAAATCAAAAGCAAGAGAAGTTTTTTTATGCTTCAATCCAAGAAT aTATTACAAAAAGTGATAAAAGGAAGAAGCTTAAAAATACAAATCGCATTAACACATGTCCATATTGTGGCAAATGGTATTGTAAGAAAAATGAGTTGTTGAAACACCTTTTAAGTTATCGTGTAAAAAAAAGCGTGTTTGTTAAAAGATCCatacacaaaaatgaaaatatttcagcCGATGTTGAAGATAAGAATTTTAACAACAATCCTGCAACGGAAAAGAAAGTAACATCAAAAGTGGCATGTAAACTGTGTTCTAAAGTTTTAGACAAATATTATTTGAAGGCCCATATGTTACTTCATACTGGAGAAAAGAATTTTCAATGCGATATTTGCTTGAAGAGATTCAGCCAAAAATCGAATCTGACCATTCACAAGCGTTCATGCCGCGGCACAGCATATCAGTGCGAGATAtgctttaaaacatttaaatCTAATTCCATAAAAAACCATATGTATACTCACTCAGAGGAAGCACCCATAAAATGTACTTTTTGCTATAAAACCTTCAGGAGAAAGGACAATTTTGCGGCACACAAATGTTTTAATTTTGaggaaaatatatttaaatgtcaTTTATGTCCAAAATCTTTTAAGCGAAAATTTGTTTTAACTGCACACATGTATACACATACTGGAGAACGGCGATACCAATGTCCACTGTGTCCAAAAATGTTCAGACAACTGTCATCAAAAAATGACCACATACTTATTCACACAGGAGAAAAGAAATTCAAATGTAACATTTGTCCGAagagttttgttaataaaaacatgttaagAAGACACAAACTTTACCACTCAGATACCAAACAGCACCGTTGTATAGTTTGTTCCAaaagttttaaaacaaaaatgtgtTTAAAGCGCCACATGAGCCTTCACAATAACACAACCATATTTCAGTGTAACATTTGCTTGAAGGAATTCAAGAAGAAGGGTTCATTGGAGTGCCACATGTCCATCCACACCGGTAATTACAAGTACAAATGTGAATATTGTCCCAAATCGTTTTCACGGAAACAACCACTTCTTACACATCAGTATAATCATACTAATAAAAAACCGTATCATTGTGACATTTGTCCAGAAGCTTTCTTTTCAAGTTCAGCTCTTAAGAACCACAAAATTTTTCACGCTGCTAGTAACGGTAAAGATGACAAGCCATTCAAGTGCGATATATGCATTAGAGCTTTCAAATTAATTTCATCTTTGAAGAGTCACATTAATAACGACCACACAGGCAAGAAACCATTCAAATGCGAAACATGTCTCATACAGTTTGCTACACATGATTCCCTAGACAAGCACATCGACAAATTTCATACGAAAAAGAAGTTTGAATGCAAAGTGTGCTCTAGAAGTTTCTCTCACAGGAGCACTATGAATAAACATATCAGGGTTAAACATAATCCTAACGGAAAGTCCCTAACTATCGAAAAAaagtttgagtgtgaattttgtAGCAAGAAATTCGTGTTCGAAGGTAGCATGAAGTTACACGTAAAGAGGCTTACATGTTTCAAATGA
- the LOC140440271 gene encoding uncharacterized protein isoform X2, which yields MDSKQSTLNENVKQETNLFLVNSIKLEVKNEPPDSLDLWNCLDPPTVEPEYVQCLKQEPNQDFMKHKQYSEDIFIKSESNSFFGNQSVEERKLELQKVKEEFSSEEYDNPNNFEEYMLTEECNLPIKCEADLEEGSSSNYQTEAISNQKQEKFFYASIQEFR from the exons ATGGATAGTAAACAAAGCACTTTAAACGAAAATGTTAAACAAGAAACTAACTTGTTTCTTGTTAATTCGATTAAACTAGAAGTGAAAAACGAACCACCTGACAGTTTAGACTTGTGGAACTGTTTAGATCCTCCCACTGTAGAACCTGAGTATGTACAATGCTTAAAACAAGAACCAAATCAAGATTTCATGAAACATAAACAATACAGTGAGGATATTTTCATCAAAAGTGAGTCAAATTCATTCTTTGGTAACCAATCTGTCGAAGAAAGGAAACTAGAACTTCAAAAGGTGAAAGAGGAATTTTCAAGTGAGGAATACGATAATCCCAACAATTTTGAAGAATATATGTTAACTGAGGAATGTAATCTTCCGATTAAGTGTGAGGCTGACTTAGAAGAAGGAAGCTCTAGTAATTATCAAACTGAAGCTATATCAAATCAAAAGCAAGAGAAGTTTTTTTATGCTTCAATCCAAGAAT TCAGATAG